One window of Candidatus Neomarinimicrobiota bacterium genomic DNA carries:
- a CDS encoding aldehyde dehydrogenase family protein has protein sequence MKSKREEIKKTYKLYIGGKFPRTESGRYIKWTDQKQSTQVNICRGSRKDFRNAVVAAREALCGWANRTAYNRSQILYRIGEMLEGRRSQFLDELILQGSSKKEAENEINQSIDRLIYYAGWADKYQQIFSRVNPVALPYFNFSYPEPTGVVSAIAPNESSLIGLVSVVAPIIAGGNTVVALASEENPLCAITFAEVLHTSDVPGGVVNILTGHRSELLEQFSSHMDVNAIVYCGNASEEIKLVQENAALNVKRPIVYSNENWLDKNTQDPYRILNTLETKTTWHPVGV, from the coding sequence AAATTATATATTGGTGGAAAATTCCCCAGAACGGAATCGGGACGTTATATTAAATGGACGGATCAAAAACAATCGACTCAAGTGAATATTTGCCGAGGATCACGAAAAGATTTTAGAAATGCCGTGGTTGCAGCGAGAGAAGCGTTATGCGGATGGGCTAACCGAACAGCTTACAATCGCAGTCAGATTCTATATAGAATAGGAGAAATGCTGGAAGGAAGACGAAGCCAGTTTTTGGACGAATTGATTCTTCAGGGTTCGTCCAAAAAAGAAGCAGAAAATGAAATCAACCAATCCATTGACAGATTAATATACTATGCGGGCTGGGCGGATAAATATCAGCAAATATTTAGCAGGGTAAATCCTGTGGCTCTGCCCTATTTCAATTTTTCCTATCCAGAACCGACAGGAGTGGTTTCAGCCATCGCACCGAATGAGTCATCTTTAATCGGGTTGGTCTCAGTTGTTGCGCCCATCATTGCTGGTGGGAATACGGTTGTTGCATTGGCATCAGAAGAAAATCCTCTGTGTGCCATTACATTTGCAGAAGTGCTACACACGTCAGACGTCCCCGGTGGCGTGGTGAATATTTTAACAGGACATCGATCAGAATTGTTAGAACAATTTTCGTCTCATATGGATGTGAATGCAATTGTGTATTGCGGGAATGCATCAGAAGAAATCAAGCTCGTTCAGGAAAATGCAGCGTTAAACGTAAAACGGCCGATTGTTTATTCTAACGAAAATTGGCTTGACAAAAATACGCAGGATCCATATCGAATTTTGAATACGTTAGAAACGAAAACAACATGGCATCCGGTAGGGGTATGA